One Aquila chrysaetos chrysaetos chromosome 22, bAquChr1.4, whole genome shotgun sequence genomic window carries:
- the DUSP1 gene encoding dual specificity protein phosphatase 1, whose amino-acid sequence MVNLRVCALECEALRGLLQERAAQCLVLDCRSFFSFNAAHIRGSCNVRLSTIVRRRAKGALALEHVVPNEELRARLRQGLVHTVVLLDERSADLELPKRDSTLLLALGTLCREARGARICFLKGGYEAFSSACSELCTKPAAPTGLSLPLSASSAPGSADSGCSSCGTPLYDQGGPVEILPFLYLGSAYHASRKDMLDALGITALINVSANCPNHFEGHYQYKSIPVEDNHKADISSWFNEAIDFIDSVKNDGGRVFVHCQAGISRSATICLAYLMRTNRVKLDEAFEFVKQRRSIISPNFSFMGQLLQFESQVLAPNCSAEAGSPAMSVLDRGASTTTVFNFPVSIPVHTSSSALSYLQSPITTSPSC is encoded by the exons ATGGTCAACCTGCGGGTGTGCGCGCTGGAGTGCGAGGCGCTGcgggggctgctgcaggagcgCGCCGCGCAGTGCCTCGTCCTCGACTGCcgctccttcttctccttcaaCGCCGCGCACATCCGCGGCTCCTGCAACGTGCGCCTCAGCACCATCGTCCGCCGCCGCGCCAAGGGCGCCCTGGCCCTGGAGCACGTCGTCCCCAACGAGGAGCTCCGCGCCCGCCTGCGCCAGGGGCTGGTCCACACCGTGGTGCTGCTGGACGAGCGCAGCGCCGACCTGGAGCTGCCCAAGCGCGACAGCACGCTGCTGCTGGCCCTCGGCACCCTCTGCAGGGAGGCCCGCGGCGCCCGCATCTGCTTCCTCAAGG GAGGTTACGAAGCTTTCTCGTCCGCCTGCTCCGAGCTCTGCACCAAGCCGGCCGCCCCCACCGGCCTCAGCCTGCCCCTGAGCGCCAGCAGCGCGCCCGGCAGCGCCGACTCGGGGTGCAGCTCCTGCGGCACCCCCCTCTACGACCAG GGTGGGCCCGTGGAAATCCTGCCGTTCCTCTACTTGGGCAGCGCTTACCATGCCTCCCGAAAAGACATGCTGGATGCTTTGGGGATCACGGCGTTAATCAACGTCTCGGCCAACTGCCCCAACCACTTTGAAGGGCACTACCAGTATAAAAGTATCCCCGTGGAGGACAACCACAAAGCAGATATCAGCTCCTGGTTTAACGAGGCCATTGATTTCATAG ACTCTGTTAAAAATGATGGAGGAAGGGTATTTGTGCACTGCCAGGCTGGCATTTCCCGGTCGGCAACCATCTGCCTCGCCTATCTCATGAGGACCAACAGGGTCAAACTGGATGAAGCCTTTGAGTTTGTGAAGCAGAGAAGAAGCATCATCTCCCCGAACTTCAGCTTCATGGGGCAGCTGCTTCAGTTTGAGTCGCAGGTCCTTGCCCCCAACTGCTCAGCAGAAGCTGGTAGCCCTGCTATGTCAGTATTGGACAGAGGAGCATCGACCACCACGGTCTTTAACTTTCCAGTCTCCATCCCTGTTCATACCTCGTCCAGTGCTCTAAGCTATCTTCAGAGCCCCATCACCACTTCCCCGAGCTGCTGA